The following is a genomic window from Geminicoccus roseus DSM 18922.
GGTGACGCAGGAGCAGCAGGGCATCCGTCCCTGGCAGGTGCTGCTGGCGGCATGGTGCATCGCCATCCTGGCCTTGAGCGGGCCGACCTGGCGCCGGGAACCGGCCCCGTTCGCCCAGGACCAGGCGGCGCTCATGATCGCCATGAAGGTGACGCCGTCGATGCTGGCGCAGGACATCCAGCCCACCCGGCTGGAGCGGGCCGCCCAGAAGATCAAGGACCTGCTGGCGCTGCGGCCGGATGCCGCCAGCGGGCTGGTCGCCTATGCCGGCAGCGCGCACCTGGTCATGCCGCTCACCCGCGACGCCGACATCGTGGCAGGCTTCGCCGCCGAGCTGGTGCCGGACGTCATGCCGCGAGAAGGCGACGCGCCGGCCGAGGCGGTGGCGCTGGCCGACCAGGAGCTGAAGTCGTCCGGGCAGCCGGGCTCGATCCTGCTGGTGACCGACGCGGTCACACCCGACCAGGCCGAGGCGCTGCGCAGGATCCGCGAGAATGGCGGCGCGCCGGTGCATGTGCTCGCGGTGGCGGCCGGCACGGAGGTGTCGGTCGTCGGCGGGCCGCCGGCTCCGGCGCTGGACCGGGCGGCGCTGCAGGCCGCCGCCGATGCGGGTGGCGGCGGGCTCACGGTGGTGACGCCCGATCCGGCGGATGTCACGGCGCTGGCGGGCGAGGTCGCGACCAGCCTCGCCGACGTGGCGGGCGGCGTCGATGGCGGCGAGCGCTGGCAGGATGCCGGCTACTGGCTGGTGCCGCTGGTGGTGCTGCTGAACCTGATGTGGTTCCGCCGCGGCTGGGTCGTGCGATGGTCATGACCCGCAGGCTGGTGGCGGGCGGGCTCGCCCTCCTCGTCCTCGCGGCGGCCGGCCTCTGGGCCGGCTCGGCTGCCCGCTGGTCGTTCAGCGGGCTCTGGCTGACGCCGGACCAGCGCGGGCAATGGCTGGAGGAGCGCGGCCGGCACGCCGAGGCGGCGAAAGCCTTCGCCGATCCGCTGCGCCAGGCCGAGGCTCTCTACCGGGCCAGGCAGTACAAGGAGGCTGCCGCTGCGTTCGGACGGGTGGATCGGCCGCAGGCCGCCTATGGCCGGGGCAACGCGCTGGTGATGAGCGGCGACTATCCCGGCGCCATCGCGAGCTACCGGCAGGCCCTGGCAGCCCGTCCGGACTGGGTGGAAGCGCAGGAGAACCTGGAGATCGCCCGGATCCGCCAGGAGCGTCTGGACCAGGCCGGCGCCGATGCGGCCGAGGAGAGCACCGGCGGGCAGCTCGCGGCCGATTCGATCGTCTTCGACGACCGCGCCCAGGATGCGCCGCCCGACCAGGTCGAGCAGACCGAGGGCGGTGCCGCGCTGGCCGACGACACGCTGCGCGCGATGTGGCTGCAGCGCGTGCAGACCAGGCCGGCCGACTTCCTGCGGGTGAAGTTCGCGTTCCAGGACGCGGTACCGCCTGCCCAGGACGCGGCGCCGCCGGGTGGCGCGCCATGATCCGCTGCCTGCTGCTCCTCGCGCTGATCCTGGCCGCACCGGCGCGGGCCCAAGCGCCGGATGCGCTGGTGGAAACCAGCCTGGGCGAACAGGCCGACGTGCTCGTCGGCCAGCGCGTCTCGATCTACGTCAAGCTGCTGACCACCACGACCTTTGCCGGCGCCGCGGCCTTCGACCTGCCGAGCCTGCCGGGGGCCGTCCTGATGACGGTGCAGGACCGGCCGCTGCTGGGCAGCGAGAGCGACCGTGGAACCAGCTATGTCAGCCAGACCCACGGGCTCGCTTTGTTCCCGCAGCGGCCCGGCCCGCTGACGCTTCCGGCCTTCACCGTCCGCTTCGCCAGCACGTCGGCCGATGGCGGCCCGGTCCGGGACCACCAGCTGCAGACCGAACCGGTCACCATCACGGCCGCGCTGCCCAGAGGCGCCGAGGGGCCCGGCCCGCTCGTGGTGAGCAGCGGCGTGGAACTGACCGAGCAATGGCAGCCGCAGCCGGACGGCCTCCGGCCGGGCGACGCGGTGACCCGGACGATCACGCTCCAGGCCCGGGACGTCCCGGCCATGATGCTGCCCTCGCTGACCGGGGACCCGATCGCCGGCCTTCGCGCCTATCCGCGCCCGCCCCGGCTGGACGACCAGCAGCAGCGCGGTGCGTTCACCGGCAAGCGGATCGAGCAGGTCACCTATGTCGCCGAAACGCCAGGGACGGTGACGGTGCCGCCGATCGAGCTGCGCTGGTGGCATGCGGACAGCGGCGAAGCGGCCACGGCCGAGCTTCCCGGCCGGACCTTCACGATCGCCGCGGCCGCGCCGGCCGCGGCGGCCGGCAACCGGCCGCTGGCGACGTCGGCCGGATCGGGTGCCTGGCCGGCCCTGGTCGTGCTGGCCATCCTGATCCTGGCAGCTCTTGGATGGCTGGTCGCGCGGCGGCGGCAACGGCGGCATGGCGACGAGGAACAGGACGCCTTTGCGAGGCTGGAGGATGCCCTGCGTTCCGGCAATGC
Proteins encoded in this region:
- a CDS encoding tetratricopeptide repeat protein, which encodes MTRRLVAGGLALLVLAAAGLWAGSAARWSFSGLWLTPDQRGQWLEERGRHAEAAKAFADPLRQAEALYRARQYKEAAAAFGRVDRPQAAYGRGNALVMSGDYPGAIASYRQALAARPDWVEAQENLEIARIRQERLDQAGADAAEESTGGQLAADSIVFDDRAQDAPPDQVEQTEGGAALADDTLRAMWLQRVQTRPADFLRVKFAFQDAVPPAQDAAPPGGAP
- a CDS encoding BatD family protein, which gives rise to MIRCLLLLALILAAPARAQAPDALVETSLGEQADVLVGQRVSIYVKLLTTTTFAGAAAFDLPSLPGAVLMTVQDRPLLGSESDRGTSYVSQTHGLALFPQRPGPLTLPAFTVRFASTSADGGPVRDHQLQTEPVTITAALPRGAEGPGPLVVSSGVELTEQWQPQPDGLRPGDAVTRTITLQARDVPAMMLPSLTGDPIAGLRAYPRPPRLDDQQQRGAFTGKRIEQVTYVAETPGTVTVPPIELRWWHADSGEAATAELPGRTFTIAAAAPAAAAGNRPLATSAGSGAWPALVVLAILILAALGWLVARRRQRRHGDEEQDAFARLEDALRSGNAPKSEAALFGWLDRLRGLPAPATVAAFAARLPDPALGRELDGLLQAAQLHRPWDGERLRERLGEARLWLGRNAPEAGKPGLGPLNP